One Lepisosteus oculatus isolate fLepOcu1 chromosome 13, fLepOcu1.hap2, whole genome shotgun sequence genomic region harbors:
- the ranbp2 gene encoding E3 SUMO-protein ligase RanBP2 isoform X2, giving the protein MRRSKADVDRYVSSVQSSSPSLKEKPVKGFLFAKLYFDVKEYELAKRHVSAYLTVQERDPKAHKFLGQLYEEEGDIEKAVGCYKRSVDLNPAQKDLVLKVAQLLCSKDEPDGRAEYWVEKAAKFFPGSPAVYNLKEKLLTAKGQRGWNELLDLLQSELQAQPGDAHVNVRLVQLYRLDGRLEEAVRHCLGAERKGVLRHSLPWYTTVVQTLQDYLSLPAMSPNGKMWRRVQCELLLAHCNVLRLALSEQSVQDSVEALKSFDQAMQSVKKMATCTTDDLSEIFAEMRGHIYMHVGTLLLKMAQDRKQNWRAVTDLATLCYLVAYQVPRPKTKSMKGDQAPHQLVELMACDRQSQSGHMLFNLSHDREDFFKEVVEVFGNRSGQGSLFEMLFGSQASASLSFIGSDDIRNIGTQSPDIEELAKADNGSVILHGGNLQHLAWLGLQWAVMDHRPALRDWLKQLFPRLTLETSKLDTNTPESICLLDLEVFLCGVVFTSHTQLQETSNIAPSSQLQEPMCLPLQTIKLLSTDRQRSWWEAIYSLIHKKALPGTSAKLRMIVQHGLTTLRAMEKHGLQPSLAIYWAQHLAETGRNMNSYYDQKEYIGRCVHYWKVVLPLLEKIKKRRNIPEPLDPLFVHFHSKDIQVTEVKECEEQAQIAFATLLDIEGKTEDAIAALEAINSVTSNWQLAQIFQRLAEEAGNGVEENKERCTNYLQKYRQHLSEIFKANVAEVDKLPIAMEDMFDLLKDVNRQLGEAGDAMEEQEQLAVSSSPAQISHLSEPVGASSRIKFSTPSPTKTVPSPSKRHVFSPKTPPHWAEDQKSLLQILCQQVEALKNEVHDLRHNSSGTAASPHHRLYSEAYTGDAIPEAFPAAQSFHGAPLTVSTTGPSVYYNQSPAYNSQYLLRPAANVTPTKGPVYGLNRLTPQQHMYAYQQPTHTPPLQTTSACMYSQDVYGPPLRFESPATNLLSPYSEDYYNHTVPQPSTNPPLPEPGYFTKPSAGVQPPKAAEGKTVEFGKITFGQQIPLEGPKGTGFAAGVAAQSTPAATFKFNSNFKSNDGDFTFSSAQVKSNSESLLGLLTSDMPAKAEGNLGQKGPPQEPTPSQGGIFSFSSKNTSGFSFAEAAAQSQNRPGLFGKTDQPFSFKDVSKSVFSMASAEQQEGRGGESDNESMHVEEDEDGPHFEPIVPLPEKVDVKTGEEDEEEMFCNRSKLFRFDTETKEWKERGIGSIKILRHRTSGKVRILMRREQVLKICANHYIMPDMVLKPNAGSDKSWVWHAIDYADEMPKPEQLAIRFKTAEEASLFKAKFEEAQRVVTTKGASPLKQDHQMRKEASPSAQVATRDSGFGAQFAKKEGEWDCSVCYVRNTASAVLCVACQTSNPNAKAQPGTKSPMEAAKEFTMSAPGSFKFGFGKDASKVTSSAGFGAQFGSLQMPTTFNFGSCTETSKAPIPVGFGAQFDKKPGQWDCDVCAVRNEACVSQCIACNSRNPANQATVPAPAAATPSQFNFGVNSNKTTSVITAGFGDKFSKKDGEWDCDMCLVRNTSSAVKCVSCQTPNPNSKADSTKSSAFGQSGFEAPFVKEGQWDCESCLVRNEASNTKCLSCQTARKGSAFTFGISSDKSKSLQNDLAAQFAMKEGQWDCNTCLVRNEGSSAACVSCQTPNPNAKSSTSAIPSSSSFTFSLSEAATKQPPPTGFKANFDTSSTLKFSQVADKSSSGSFKFEPLPSQASNKTTSSGGFSFSMPVPPGGFKFGTSEVGKQTSTAENPTSVGSSASLFLKNFAEQHREKEKASSTGTTTTLTSAEQEEHDANPLFSGKPNTFTFADLAKSSQEGDFQFGQNDPNFKGFSGAGAQLFSSSQAEPKADGPVDQDEEDMYKTEENDDIQFEPVVQMPAKVDLITGEEDEEVLYSQRVKLFRFDAESSQWKERGVGNIKLLKNQENGRLRVLMRREQVLKVCANHWITTTMNLKPLSGSDRAWMWLANDFSDGDAKLEQLAAKFKTPELAEEFKQKFEECQRLLLDIPLQTPHKLVDTGRTAHLIQKAEEMKSGLKDLKSFLTDDKAKIKEDDTQAGCSTPSSTSGLIIKPHAESTGPTLEWDNYDLQGDALDDSAETSVYASPLASSPVRKNLFRFGESTAGFSFSFQPVLSPSKSPSKLNQSRVSVGTDEDSETTQEEERDGQYFEPVVPLPDLVEVSTGEENEQVVFSHRAKLYRYDKDLSQWKERGIGDLKILQNYDTKRVRVVMRRDQVLKLCANHWITKDMKLEPMKGAERAWIWSAFDFTEGEGRVEQLAVRFKLQEVANSFKELFDEARKAQENDALVAPKTPEEKNLHKSPCGKAAVAVLEETTRDRTDLPPQGDPAPGDTVSDAAPHSPDKPSKAMISPPKFVFGSESVKNIFTKSVSFGSTAPSKELFGFSFQAPPKEGAGPSSASTQAAAESIHESSKASSQPVSAVTSTPSTPSAFKQPEKGLDFRLFKDNPMAFWTSTSSTQFEPKAASLGGKETVPGQAQPESSAAAAESAPEEGNLKATGSAEVLIVFEQQPTREQEEMARSLMLPCTFFCYKNKPGYMSDDQDDDEDYDTAVKKLNGKLYPDQPERQRKSEETVQRREPLTPADSRDAVAQTSQQGEPQHPAAAEASASAAQAVEADPDCVIVWEKKPTPEEEKKAKDLLLPPTFFCGVSSDSEGEKPDDFEVEVRRAAQALERQEGAGSTSTEAAVSTGGDVKAAGDQAASTGARSSFPSEIAPSAQDSRPIDLSTKKTCEPGSTGSEVPIVFGFGASLGFSFADLAQNSDEFAFGKKDDNFTWSNAGAAVFGCSAVTQSEKDDEGSDEEDTANNVDIHFEPIVSLPEVDVKSGEEDEEILFKERTKLYRWDRDLNQWKERGVGDMKILYHPQKRCCRVLMRREQVLKVCANHVITQAMELKPMSTSTNALVWTATDYADGDGKVEQLAAKFKTAELAESFKRKFEECQRRMSQMDSVQLSQALELSREDNPKVFFDITIDGQPSGRVTMELFAHIVPKTTENFRALCTGEKGFGYRNSKFHRVIPDFVCQAGDITNQDGTGGKSIYGERFEDENFDVRHTGPGLLSMANNGRDTNTSQFFITLKKAEHLDFKHVAFGFVKDGMEIIKQIGELGSVTGQPRKKIVIANCGQL; this is encoded by the exons ATGCGGCGCAGCAAGGCCGACGTGGATCGCTACGTGTCCTCGGTGCAGAGTTCCTCTCCGTCCCTAAAGGAG aaGCCTGTAAAGGGATTTCTGTTTGCTAAGCTGTACTTCGATGTGAAGGAATATGAACTCGCGAAAAG acATGTCTCAGCCTACTTAACTGTGCAGGAGAGGGATCCTAAAGCACACAAGTTTTTGGGACAGCTCTATGAAGAAGAAGGGGACATCGAGAAGGCGGTGGGATGCTACAAG CGGTCTGTGGACCTAAATCCTGCGCAGAAAGACTTGGTCCTCAAGGTGGCACAGCTGCTGTGCAGTAAGGATGAGCCTGATGGCAGAGCGGAGTACTGGGTGGAGAAGGCAGCCAAGTTCTTCCCTGGGAGCCCTGCAGTCTACAACCTGAAG GAGAAGCTGCTGACCGCGAAGGGCCAGCGCGGCTGGAACGAGCTGCTCGACCTGCTGCAGTCGGAGCTGCAGGCCCAGCCGGGCGACGCCCACGTCAACGTGCGGCTGGTGCAGCTGTACCGCCTGGACGGGCGGCTGGAGGAGGCGGTCAGGCACTGTCTGGGCGCGGAGAGGAAGGGGGTCCTGCGCCACAGCCTGCCCTGGTACACCACCGTGGTGCAGACGCTCCAG GATTACCTCAGCCTGCCAGCCATGTCACCCAACGGGAAGATGTGGCGGAGGGTGCAGTGCGAGCTGCTCCTGGCTCACTGCAACGTGCTTCGCCTTGCCCTGTCCGAGCAGAGCGTGCAGGACAGCGTGGAGGCCTTGAAGAG ttttgaCCAAGCAATGCAGTCCGTGAAGAAAATGGCCACCTGCACTACAGACGATCTATCGGAGATCTTTGCTGAAATGAGGGGGCACATCTACATGCATGTCGGAACCCTGCTGCTGAAGATGGCCCAGGACAGGAAGCAGAACTGGAGAGCTGTCACGGACCTGGCTACCCTCTGTTACCTCGTGGCGTACCAG GTTCCCAGACCAAAGACAAAGTCCATGAAAGGTGACCAAGCTCCCCATCAGCTGGTGGAGCTGATGGCCTGTGACCGTCAGAGCCAGTCAG GTCACATGCTTTTCAACTTAAGTCATGACAGAGAAGACTTCTTTAAAGAAGTGGTGGAGGTGTTTGGAAACAGAAGTGGCCAAGGCAGCCTCTTTGAGATGCTCTTTGGGAGCCAGGCCTCTGCTAGTCTGTCCTTTATAGGCAGCGATGACATCAGGAACATTGGAACGCAGAGCCCAGACATTGAGGAGCTCGCCAAGGCAGACAACG GTTCTGTCATCTTACACGGTGGGAATCTGCAGCATCTGGCATGGCTGGGTCTGCAGTGGGCAGTGATGGACCACAGGCCTGCCTTGAGAGACTGGCTGAAGCAGCTCTTCCCTCGCCTGACCCTGGAGACGTCCAAGCTTGACACCAACACCCCCGAATCCATTTGCCTCCTCGATCTGGAG GTGTTCCTGTGTGGCGTTGTGTTCACCTCTCACACTCAGCTCCAAGAAACGTCAAACATCGCTCCCAGCtcccagctgcaggagcccatgTGTCTCCCCCTGCAGACCATCAAGCTGCTCTCTACAGACAGGCAGAGATCCTGGTGGGAGGCCATCTATAGCCTGATCCACAAGAAAGCACT ACCTGGGACCTCTGCAAAACTGCGAATGATAGTCCAGCATGGACTCACCACTTTGAGAGCAATGGAGAAGCACGGCCTGCAGCCATCTCTAGCGATATACTGGGCTCAGCACCTTGCCGAAACG GGCAGGAACATGAACTCCTACTACGACCAGAAGGAGTATATTGGCCGCTGTGTTCACTACTGGAAGGTGGTGCTGCCTCTGTTGGAAAAGATCAAGAAGAGGCGCAACATTCCTGAGCCTCTTGACCCCTTGTTTGTTCACTTTCACAGCAAAGATATACAG GTTACAGAAGTTAAAGAATGTGAAGAACAGGCACAGATTGCTTTTGCTACCCTCTTGGATATTGAAGGGAAAACAGAAGATGCAATCGCTGCCCTTGAAGCCATCAATAGTGTTACGTCTAACTGGCAGCTTGCGCAG ATATTTCAGAGGCTGGCTGAAGAAGCAGGAAATGGAGTTGAAGAAAATAAGGAGAGGTGCACAAATTACTTGCAGAAATACAGACAGCACTTGTCTGAAATCTTCAAAGCTAATGTTGCTGAAGTTGATAAG CTGCCCATCGCCATGGAGGACATGTTCGACCTTCTGAAGGACGTCAACCGGCAGCTGGGGGAGGCCGGTGACGCCATGGAGGAGCAAGAGCAGCTGGCTGTGAGCTCCAGCCCCGCTCAGATCAGCCATCTCTCAGAGCCCGTAGGGGCCAGTTCCCGCATCAAGTTCTCTACTCCCTCCCCTACCAAGACTGTGCCCTCTCCCTCAAAGAGGCATGTG TTCTCCCCTAAGACCCCCCCTCACTGGGCAGAGGACCAGAAGTCCCTTCTGCAGATACTTTGTCAACAAGTCGAAGCCTTGAAG AATGAAGTCCATGACTTGAGGCACAACTCCTCGGGCACAGCGGCTTCCCCCCACCACCGGCTCTACAGTGAGGCCTACACTGGAGATGCCATTCCTGAGGCCTTTCCTGCAGCGCAGAGTTTCCACGGCGCTCCACTCACAG tgtCCACTACAGGCCCCTCGGTTTACTACAACCAGTCCCCGGCTTACAACTCACAGTATCTCCTTCGTCCAGCAGCAAATGTCACGCCTACCAAG GGCCCGGTTTATGGGCTCAACAGGCTGACTCCCCAGCAGCACATGTATGCCTATCAGCAGCCTACTCACACGCCTCCACTGCAAACGACCTCAGCCTGCATGTATTCCCAGGATGTCTACGGGCCGCCACTGCGATTTGAGTCACCCGCTACCAATCTGCTCTCCCCGTACAGCGAGGACTATTATAACCACACTGTCCCCCAGCCCAGCACAAATCCACCTTTGCCTGAGCCGGGCTACTTCACCAAGCCCTCGGCTGGGGTCCAGCCTCCTAAGGCTGCTGAGGGAAAGACCGTGGAATTTGGGAAAATAACCTTTGGGCAGCAGATACCCCTTGAAGGGCCAAAGGGGACGGGGTTTGCGGCAGGAGTAGCTGCCCAGTCCACACCAGCCGCCACTTTCAAGTTCAACTCGAACTTCAAATCCAATGATGGCGACTTCACCTTTTCGTCTGCTCAGGTTAAGAGTAACAGTGAAAGTCTGCTGGGCTTGTTAACCTCTGACATGCCTGCTAAAGCAGAAGGAAATCTTGGACAGAAAGGTCCACCCCAGGAGCCAACACCCAGCCAGGGAGGGATTTTCAGCTTCAGCAGTAAAAACACATCTGGGTTCTCATTTGCTGAGGCAGCTGCCCAGAGCCAGAACAGACCGGGCCTGTTTGGTAAAACTGATCAGCCGTTCAGTTTCAAGGATGTGAGCAAGTCCGTGTTTAGCATGGCCAGTGCGGAGCAGCAGGAGGGAAGAGGAGGCGAGAGTGATAACGAAAGCATGCATGTTGAGGAAGATGAAGATGGGCCTCACTTTGAGCCGATTGTGCCCCTCCCAGAAAAAGTAGATGTGAAAACTGGAGAGGAAGATGAGGAAGAGATGTTCTGCAACCGCTCCAAGCTTTTCAGATTTGATACCGAAACAAAAGAATGGAAAGAGAGAGGCATTGGGAGTATCAAGATCTTGAGACACAGGACATCAGGTAAAGTCAGAATCTTGATGAGAAGGGAGCAAGTGCTGAAAATCTGCGCCAATCATTACATCATGCCTGACATGGTACTGAAACCAAATGCTGGCTCTGATAAGTCCTGGGTCTGGCACGCTATTGATTATGCAGACGAAATGCCAAAGCCAGAGCAGCTTGCTATCCGGTTTAAAACTGCCGAAGAGGCTTCTCTTTTCAAAGCCAAGTTTGAAGAGGCCCAAAGGGTGGTGACAACCAAAGGTGCATCTCCATTAAAACAAGATCACCAAATGAGGAAAGAAGCTTCTCCCAGTGCTCAAGTAGCTACCAGAGACTCCGGGTTTGGTGCTCAATTTGCAAAGAAAGAAGGGGAGTGGGATTGTAGTGTGTGTTATGTGAGAAACACTGCATCCGCTGTGCTTTGTGTTGCCTGTCAAACCAGCAATCCAAATGCCAAAGCACAGCCAGGCACTAAATCACCCATGGAAGCTGCTAAAGAATTTACAATGTCTGCTCCAGGAAGCTTTAAGTTTGGGTTTGGTAAGGACGCTTCCAAAGTCACCAGCAGTGCTGGCTTTGGAGCCCAGTTTGGATCTCTTCAGATgcccactacatttaattttggaaGTTGCACTGAAACCTCCAAAGCACCCATCCCTGTTGGTTTTGGTGCTCAGTTTGACAAGAAACCCGGTCAGTGGGATTGTGATGTGTGCGCAGTGCGAAACGAGGCCTGTGTTAGCCAGTGTATAGCTTGTAACAGTCGTAATCCAGCTAATCAGGCTACAGTTCCTGCCCCCGCTGCAGCGACTCCTTCGCAATTTAACTTTGGAGTGAACAGCAACAAGACCACCTCTGTGATCACAGCAGGGTTTGGAGATAAGTTTTCCAAGAAGGATGGTGAATGGGACTGCGACATGTGTCTGGTTAGAAATACATCATCTGCAGTTAAATGTGTATCTTGTCAGACTCCCAATCCAAACTCTAAAGCTGATTCGACTAAATCCAGTGCCTTTGGACAGTCAGGGTTTGAAGCGCCATTTGTCAAGGAAGGGCAGTGGGACTGTGAATCCTGCTTGGTTAGGAATGAAGCTTCTAATACCAAGTGCCTTTCCTGTCAAACTGCTCGAAAAGGTTCTGCTTTTACTTTTGGAATCTCAAGTGATAAAAGCAAGTCTCTTCAAAATGATTTGGCAGCACAGTTTGCTATGAAAGAGGGGCAATGGGACTGCAACACATGTTTGGTTAGAAAtgaaggctcttctgctgcATGCGTCTCCTGTCAGACACCAAACCCAAATGCCAAAAGCTCTACTTCAGCAATCCCGTCTAGTTCCTCTTTTACTTTTAGCCTCAGTGAGGCTGCCACGAAACAGCCTCCACCAACAGGATTTAAAGCCAATTTTGACACTAGCAGTACATTAAAATTTAGTCAAGTTGCTGATAAGAGCTCATCAGGGTCCTTCAAGTTTGAGCCCCTTCCATCACAGGCCAGCAACAAAACCACCAGCAGTGGAGGATTTTCCTTTTCAATGCCAGTGCCTCCAGGGGGATTCAAGTTTGGCACTTCAGAGGTGGGAAAGCAAACCAGTACAGCTGAAAATCCGACCTCAGTAGGAAGTTCAGCTTCCCTGTTTCTGAAGAACTTTGCAGAGCAACAccgagaaaaagaaaaggcatcaAGCACAGGCACCACTACAACCTTAACCTCAGCTGAGCAGGAAGAGCATGATGCAAATCCTTTGTTTTCTGGCAAACCCAACACCTTTACCTTTGCTGATCTTGCTAAATCCTCACAAGAAGGTGATTTCCAGTTTGGACAGAACGATCCCAATTTCAAAGGGTTTTCAGGAGCTGGGGCGCAGTTGTTTTCTTCTAGCCAGGCAGAGCCTAAGGCAGATGGCCCTGTAGATCAGGATGAGGAGGATATGTACAAAACGGAAGAGAATGATGACATTCAGTTTGAGCCTGTCGTTCAGATGCCCGCAAAGGTGGATTTGATCACCGGAGAGGAAGACGAGGAGGTGCTTTATTCTCAGAGAGTCAAGCTTTTCAGATTTGATGCAGAGAGCAGTCAGTGGAAAGAGAGGGGGGTGGGAAATATAAAGCTGTTAAAGAATCAGGAAAATGGCAGACTGAGAGTACTCATGAGGAGGGAGCAGGTGCTGAAAGTTTGCGCTAACCACTGGATCACCACCACCATGAACCTGAAGCCCCTCTCCGGCTCTGACCGCGCCTGGATGTGGCTGGCCAATGACTTCTCTGATGGAGATGCCAAATTGGAGCAGCTTGCAGCCAAGTTTAAAACCCCGGAGTTAGCAGAGGAGTTCAAGCAGAAGTTTGAAGAGTGCCAGAGACTGCTGTTGGATATACCTTTGCAGACCCCTCACAAACTGGTGGACACTGGAAGGACTGCACATCTTATCCAGAAAGCAGAAGAGATGAAGTCAGGCTTGAAGGACCTGAAATCCTTCCTGACTGATGACAAGGCCAAGATCAAAGAAGATGACACCCAAGCAGGTTGCTCAACTCCCAGCAGTACATCTGGTTTGATTATCAAACCACATGCTGAAAGCACTGGACCCACCTTAGAGTGGGACAACTATGATCTGCAAGGAGACGCCCTGGATGACAGTGCTGAGACTTCAGTCTATGCCTCTCCACTTGCTAGCAGTCCCGTTCGAAAGAATTTGTTCCGTTTTGGTGAATCCACAGCAGGCTTTAGCTTTAGTTTCCAGCCTGTGTTAAGCCCTTCTAAATCTCCTTCTAAGCTGAACCAAAGCAGGGTCTCAGTTGGCACAGATGAAGATTCTGAAACAACTCAGGAAGAGGAAAGAGATGGCCAGTATTTTGAGCCTGTTGTACCTTTACCAGATCTAGTAGAGGTGTCTACTGGGGAAGAAAATGAGCAAGTTGTgttcagccacagagccaagCTTTATCGTTACGACAAAGACCTGAGCCAGTGGAAGGAGAGGGGCATCGGGGACCTAAAGATTCTACAGAACTATGACACCAAACGGGTTCGAGTGGTGATGAGAAGGGACCAGGTGCTTAAACTTTGCGCCAACCACTGGATAACAAAGGACATGAAGCTGGAGCCTATGAAGGGGGCTGAACGAGCTTGGATCTGGAGTGCTTTTGACTTCACCGAAGGGGAGGGGAGAGTTGAGCAGCTGGCTGTCCGCTTCAAGCTACAGGAAGTAGCCAACTCCTTCAAGGAGCTCTTCGATGAGGCCAGGAAAGCCCAGGAGAATGATGCTCTGGTGGCACCGAAGACACCCGAGGAGAAAAATCTCCACAAATCCccttgtggcaaggctgctgtGGCCGTGCTCGAGGAAACCACCAGAGACAGGACGGACCTGCCTCCGCAGGGTGACCCAGCCCCTGGCGACACAGTCTCAGATGCTGCACCCCACAGCCCCGACAAACCCTCCAAAGCCATGATATCGCCTCCCAAGTTTGTCTTTGGCTCCGAGTCCGTTAAGAACATCTTCACGAAATCTGTCTCTTTCGGCAGTACTGCCCCTTCCAAGGAATTGTTTGGCTTCAGCTTCCAGGCACCCCCCAAAGAGGGTGCTGGCCCCTCATCCGCAAGCACGCAAGCAGCAGCAGAGAGTATCCATGAGAGTAGTAAGGCATCTTCTCAGCCAGTCAGTGCTGTTACATCAACTCCATCAACACCCTCTGCGTTCAAACAACCAGAGAAAG gaTTGGATTTTAGGCTTTTCAAAGATAACCCTATGGCTTTTTGGACCAGCACATCATCCACCCAATTCGAACCCAAAG CTGCCAGTCTGGGGGGGAAAGAGACAGTCCCAGGCCAAGCCCAGCCCGAGTCCAGCGCTGCTGCTGCAGAGTCTGCTCCAGAAGAGGGGAATCTAAAAGCGACGGGCTCTGCTGAGGTCCTGATCGTGTTTGAGCAGCAGCCTACCAGAGAGCAGGAAGAGATGGCTCGGTCCCTCATGCTGCCCTGCACGTTCTTCTGCTACAAGAACAAGCCCGGCTACATGAGCGATGACCAGGACGATG ATGAAGATTATGATACAGCAGTGAAGAAGCTAAATGGAAAACTGTATCCTGaccagccagaaaggcaaagaaaaAGTGAAGAAACAG TGCAGCGTCGGGAGCCGTTGACGCCAGCAGACAGCCGAGATGCAGTAGCGCAGAcgagccagcagggggagccacAACACCCTGCAGCCGCCGAGGCCTCGGCCTCGGCAGCGCAGGCTGTGGAGGCGGATCCGGACTGCGTCATCGTCTGGGAGAAGAAGCCGACTCCCGAGGAGGAGAAGAAGGCGAAGGATCTCCTGCTCCCACCTACGTTCTTCTGCGGGGTCAGCAGCGACAGCGAGGGCGAGAAGCCAGACGACTTCGAAGTGGAAGTCAGGAGAGCAGCGCAGGCTTTG GAGAGGCAGGAGGGGGCTGGGAGCACATCTACTGAGGCAGCCGTCTCCACAGGCGGTGATGTGAAGGCAGCGGGTGACCAGGCGGCCTCCACAGGGGCTCGGTCCAGTTTCCCCAGCGAGATCGCACCCAGTGCTCAGGACAGCCGTCCCATCGACCTCTCGACCAAGAAGACCTGCGAGCCTGGCTCCACCGGCTCAG AAGTTCCtattgtgtttggttttggtgctTCCTTGGGATTCTCGTTTGCAGATTTGGCTCAAAATTCTGACGAATTTGCTTTTGGGAAAAAAG ATGACAACTTCACCTGGAGCAATGCAGGGGCGGCTGTGTTTGGTTGCTCTGCTGTCACCCAGTCAGAGAAAGATGATGAAGGCAGTGATGAAGAGGACACTGCCAACAATGTGGACATTCACTTTGAGCCCATAGTGTCGCTGCCGGAG GTGGATGTGAAATCCGGGGAGGAGGACGAAGAGATCTTGTTCAAGGAGCGGACCAAGCTGTACCGCTGGGACCGGGACCTGAACCAGTGGAAAGAGCGTGGCGTGGGAGACATGAAGATCCTTTACCACCCTCAGAAGAGATGCTGTCGGGTGCTGATGAGGAGAGAACAGGTGCTGAAGGTCTGCGCCAACCATGTCATCACCCAGGCCATGGAACTCAAGCCCATGAGCACGTCCACCAATGCTCTTGTGTGGACAGCAACCGATTATGCAG ATGGAGACGGGAAGGTTGAGCAGCTGGCTGCAAAGTTCAAAACAGCGGAGCTGGCGGAGTCCTTCAAGAGGAAGTTTGAGGAGTGCCAGCGCCGCATGTCCCAGATGGACTCTGTGCAGCTGTCCCAAGCCCTGGAGCTCTCGCGGGAAGACAACCCCAAGGTCTTCTTCGACATCACCATCGACGGCCAGCCCTCTGGCAGAGTCACGATGGAACTGTTCGCTCACATTGTCCCCAAAACCACCGAGAACTTCCGAGCTCTCTGCACTGGAGAAAAGGGCTTCGGCTACCGAAACTCCAAATTCCACAGGGTTATTCCAGATTTTGTGTGTCAG GCTGGAGATATCACAAATCAGGACGGAACAGGAGGCAAGTCTATCTACGGGGAGCGATTTGAAGATGAGAACTTTGACGTGAGGCACACTGGGCCAGGGTTGCTCTCTATGGCAAACAATGGCCGAGACACAAACACCTCCCAGTTCTTCATCACTTTGAAGAAGGCGGAACACCTGGATTTCAAGCATGTTGCCTTTGGATTTGTCAAGGACGGCATGGAGATCATCAAGCAAATAGGAGAACTTGGTTCAGTGACTGGCCAACCAAGGAAAAAGATTGTCATTGCCAATTGTGGACAGTTgtag